The window AGCAACAGTCACTGTCTGTCTGAGGCTGCTTTGTTGCATCAAGACTATGAGTCATTTTTAGAGGAGTTATTGGTTTAGCTTTTGTTTAATGTGGTTTGTGTTAGATGATTTTAAGTTATTAACTTTAATAGAATTAAATTGTGAGATAAATGTGATCACCATAGTTAGAATGtgtaaaggtacactatgtaacttttctagtggagggtctgctatcTGCTTGTCCCACAAagatgttttgcctgaaatattccacagtttgacatAAAACGTCTTTAATAtcctgtatttattaattacagatattttaaaAACTGTCAAAGAACCTCTTTCATGCATTGCAGTGAGTttggtcacctttccacagatcagacctgtaactttatGGCCTAGTGTTGTTACAATCTTGTTTCCATTTAAATAGATACcttcaatgccatactggggcaataacatctccgcgagcaggtgatggaccctccccccaaaaagttacattgccCCTACAAGGCTTTGaatttgttatatatttataacaGTAATATTTCTGCACAGGACATCCACAGGAAGCGAATGGAGAAAGATCTGCTGGAGCTGCAGACGCTCATAGAAGCGCACTTTGAGCAGAGGAAGAAGGATGAGGAGGAGCTCATTGGACTCAAGGACCGGATTGTGAGCTCAATATGACATCACTCAAATGCTCTGAAACATGACAATGTACTACAACTGATGTGTACTTTATCGCCAATGTACTACAACTGATGTGTACTTTATCGCCAATGTACTACAACTGATGTGTACTTTATCGCCAATTTACTACAACTGATGTGTACTTTAGTGCCAATGTACTACAACTgtacacattttgtttatttcaaaatattacATGACCTTGGtggttttatgtgtttattcttTTGTTGTTAAGTTGACAGTTTTTTCACATCTATACAATCTGTATATCTGCTGTGTCCAGGAGAATCGCCGGTCAGAAAGAGCTGAGATTCAACGGGTGcgggcagagaaagagaaggatcGGCAAAATAGGATTGCTGTAAGTCATCCACTAAAATGAtttagatagataaatagataaattactttttttttttgttctcctcctttaaattcaattcaaatgttCAGGAGGAGCGTcacagaaaagaggaagaggaggccaAGAAAAAGGCAGATGATGACGCCAAGAAGAAGAAAGTGTTGTCTGGAATGTCCAACTTTGGGGGCTTTCTGGCAAAGGTCAGATCTATTTATGCAATTATTACTGATGATGAAAATacagtgtgtatatatgtgtgtctgcTTGTGTATTGATGGAttacattgtggggactaaaatctgtatacatACACTCACATTATGGACATCTACCTCctttatggagacaaaaaaataaataaatcaggtcTCCATGatgcaaacattttattattaaatcaaaaacatgatttaaagttcagatgtgACTTCAAATAGGTTAAGGTTTAGCTTAATGTTTGGCAAGTAGTGACTATATTTACGTTTAGGGATGGGTCTTGTGGAAATTAATCTAAATCAggctaatgtccccaaaaagtaTGGAAAGccaacatgtgtttgtgtgcggtGCAGGCTGAGCTGAGGAAGGGCAAGCGTCTGACAGGAAGAGAGATCAAGAAGAAGACTTTGGCTGAGAGACGACAGCCACTAGGCATCGACAACATGAGAGAGGATGCACTCAGGTAATCCTAGTGTATGAATTTTATTaccatttatgtttttgttctttgttattatattgCCATGTGTAAGCTTTtgagtcaaacacattttccttGTGTCTAAGAATAaaaggtgggtagtactctttatttattcattttcttcAGTTAGATTTACTTCTTTTTCAAAATAGTTttctattatattattacttctactttacagttacatttgtttGAAAATTTCAGTTAAAGTTTTGATAACTCTGTAAGGCTAAAGGGACAAAAACTTTATCTAAATACTACAGCAGTGTAGAACTGTCAGATGTAtccttaaataaaaaatctccaGGATCACGTTATAACATGTTACTATTATGAAATTACGTACCCTATGAGGGCCGTGGGTTGGTGAAAGCAGTGCCGGTCAGTATATCTGCAAACGGAGCCATGACTTTCACAATGGACTAAAACTCGCTCGTGATGATGCATAGCAGTTGCCAGAAAGTTCAAGCGGAAAATAACCACCAAACCCCTGCTAGCTCCAGTGAGGGAAATCCCCAGCCCCACTAAGCTAGAAGCCTTGTGTCCATAGGGCCAGTATGGTGTGGTATGGTGTGGTATGGTGTGGTATGGTGTGGTATGGTGTGGTATGGTGTGGTATGGTGCAGTATTGTATGGTGCGGTACAGTGTGGACAGTAGGTTTTTCCATTGCATAAAGCGATCTGTACCACCCCCATTTAGTGGGCCAAAGTGGACCGCTGGATGTACTACTTTTCAAAGGAATCTGGAGCGATTGGGACCTGGGAGTGGCCACACAGTCATTAGAGGACCAGCAGCACAGCACGCCAGTAGTAGCGCATCCCTGGCAAAACATAAATAGTGTGAACCTCAAAAGGATGGAGATTTCTTGGATAAACAAGCATCGATCAAATGGCCAACACATTGTGGAAGCCCCCACCTATTCTCGATGAATACAGCCATGGTTTTTGGCTGCTTCAGTTCTGAAAAAGCTCTCGACTCCAGGAGCAGGATTGTGCACACGGCCTCACAAAACTCCTGTACACACCGGCACACAATGGATCTGTTGATGCCAAACAAATGGGAGATGGTCCTGTAGTCTGCATTGCATTGTCTCCAAAGCGCAACAGCAGCTCTTTTGCACATGAGCACATGTCCCTTCTCTCCAGCTGTGACTTAACCTTGATACACAGGTACTCAAAGACATCTGGAAATTTCCACTCAATCCACTTTGGTAAATCCGAAATCATCACATGCCACCATCTCGTACTTCACAGTGTAGACCAAGCTCTTTTTGTCATATATCTCTTGTGCGACATGACTCTTCTTGTTTAGCTACAAATTTGTAGACTTTAGATATAACCTTCTTCAAAGATTTAAAATTTAATAGCATATTCTCTGAAACCTCCATTGCCAAACATTTTTGGTTAATCAACAAAGTAATACCATGACGTATTTGTAAGAAtttataaaaatcatgttattaATAAATGGCAATAGAGCTAGTAGAACAGGGGAACAAAGTTCTCTTTCGATGTGTGCCCAGTGGGGAGCACTTTGTGTATCAAGCCAGTAGCAATGTAGTACATTTGTAGTGTAGCATCGCTTTTACTTGGCATGACCAGTAATACAATTGGAAGTCTGGAAGTTCCAGTCCCCCTTTATCTTTGGGTTTGGATAAAATCTTGTAGGCAAGTCTAGGTGCACCTTTTTTCCAGATAAATTGGGTTACATATTTATTCGGCAATTTAAAGAATGATTTATCAATGTTAAGGTTTGATAAAGGTATATGAAACAAGGtaatacattcattttaattacattaatTCTGCCAAGGAGTGCAATTCCAGAGATTTCAGAGATTCCAGTTTTGTAAACTGTAGACCTtaacaaggctggaaagggctacggggcaattgccaagcagcttggtgaaaaaagattcactgttggagcaattattagaaaatggaagaagctaaaaatgactgtcaatctccctccgactggggctccatgtgagatctcacctcgtggggtctcaatgatcctaagaaaggtgaggaatcaacccagaactacacgggaggagctgttcaatgacctgaaaagagctgggaccaccgtttccaaggttactattagtaatacactaagacgtcatggtttaaaatcatgcatggcacggaagaTTCCCCAGCTTagaccagcacatgtccaggcctgtcttaagtttgccaatgaccatttggatgatccagaggagtcatgggagaaagtcatgtggtcagatgagaccaaaatgaactttttggtcttctcacagtggacatgcacctaaaatgaaaatttcagacccctccatgatttctaagtgggagaacttgcaaaatcacagggtgttcaaataatTATTTGCCTCACCGTATGTCACAACTCATAcacgaagtaattcaaagtgctttgcagaataagaaagacattaaaatcacaatacaaacaaatcaaaacataaataatcatcataaagtgagcattaaaagagaagagtgtagaataaaaacctttcagtcatatgcacagttaaacagaaaacCTCCGTTGTTGCCACAGTCCCTTATTTTAAATATCACGTTATTGCATGacaattttatcttttttttaaataaaattttatttcacGTTTTGTAGAACCATCACATAATTTCAAgaatttgtaattttatgaTAGTATCATGTTAAAACgtgatattgtttttatttcagataCAGGTACAGGTACAGATTTGGCAGTTGTATGCTGCTGTAGAACATCATTAAATGATTACCCTCTTTTCAGAATCTGTACATTATTAACTCTGTTGTCTGTCTGATTCCATCAACTACATAACTATTAATCAGATTTTAAATATGCTGTATATCCAAACTGTCACTGGGTAAGTAGTAGTTTTTCCAAAAACTTTTAAGTGGTATTTTACTTGGGTAcaaattttgtcttttactcTACACACCTCTGGATAGAACCCTCTTTCTCAATTTATGCGATATATTGAATTGCACCATTGTGTTTTTAGGCAAAAAGCTCAGGAAATGTGGGATTGGATTTATCAATTGGAATCTGAGAAATTTGACTACATGGAACACATGAAGCATCAGAAATATGAGGTACGGCAAAGTCTGTTACAACCTTTGTAAATGTGCTGCATATGTTTTTAGtatatttaatgtgtgtgtAGATTGTGGTGCTGCTGAACAGAATCCAACATGCCCAGAAGTTGTAAGTAAACATTCACAGACATattcacagacatttttttcttttctgtttacaAAAACTGTTCTGAGTCATACGGTGTGCGTTTACAGCAAAAAGGTCCATGGCAAAGGGAAGGTGGGCGGTCGCTGGAAGTAGACTACCGCACAGAGGAGAATGACTCCAGTTAAATGCCATCAAAGACTACTGGAAATAACAGCTTATGGTAGATATTTGTGACGTTTCATAGTAAtaaataatatgtaataaacaaacagtttgttcattttgtcaCTTCTATATAACATATTTTTTCAGTAACAACTAAACCAACTTGATCAGTTTATGCCACAGAGTATTTCTTTAGGAGAGATAAAAATTTTTGTAAAGTTGTTGtcattaaaaatcatacaacATTGTCAACACAGCCAATTGCATCCTCTGGTGGCCATACTATGTCACGGAATACTAATACAACTCAAATAGTTCTGAATTGTATCTTATTGTAAAAGATGTAACTCTAGCACACAATATTTCTGAACATGTAtctataaatgaacaaaatgtatgagGCAAGAATAAGCTAGATTTTTTCCTATTATCAATTACACTATAATAATTTGCAGCGTCTTCTGTCCAAGCAGTGTTAAATATTTCTCTTTTCAGTAATAAAATATCATCTGCAGTCATAGCAGTAATGCCTGGTGCACACATTTGGCTCAGAGCTTGAGACAGAGCTAAAGAGGTTAATCCACTCATTCAATCATTCTCTGTTAACGTAACTGTATGACCTTATCAGACAACAGCTGTTGTTTAGAAAGACTTTATTTTGaatctatttatttacaatGAGTTTAAAATATCTCTAATAATGATCATAAGACAtcccattttaaaatataacacagtcacataaatacagaaaaatacacagcacaaaacagcaaaaataaagGTCACAAAATCAATGCAAATCAAGAGGGAGTTTTCACAGTTTCAAGTTGTATAATATGAGAAAATAGAAAAGGTCCTGTCCTGCTGATTATTCCTGAAAACATGGAACCATAACTTAAAAGTATGCTTTCTTAGAGGTAAAAAAATGACAATTATACAGTGCTAAATTTGTATAGGTTTAAAAATGAGAATTATATacatggagttatgttttgtttcattcaaacatgtttgagtaaccctttattattagtctgtctacatctcaaaagctcaaaatgccctgttccatcttatgatgtcatgaagtagtaattttcaagctaccttttacctttagttcagtggagattgtaGGGctttaaattatccaaatgattctagtgtgtGCAATTTAATAACACAGTGGATCAGTGTACTCCACCTCAtttacatgtgtaaatgaaacaaaacacaactccaagtatgttttgtttcaaaTAAGATCATAACAATCCATACTCCTGCAGCATCTAAGATTTTGTGTGATGGCCCATATACTCTCAATAATAACGTCAAAGACAATGGACGATAATACTACTCTGAAAATCAGATAAACTCCTGTAAAGCAGTGGCTCTCCAACTTACCACCGAGGCTTTCCAAATACCACAAATACCACCAGATCCAgtatataacaggactattccaggtctaaccTAGGAAAAAAAACGCATCTATAAGAGGACTACATAATTTCcattgtagttctaaacaagaaattatccaatGGAGGACAAAAAATGGATAAACAAAACTTTAGTCAAacctacaaactgaagagctacGTGAAGCTTGCTTACCACCAGTTGTacacataccacagtttgagaaacactaatCTAAAGGAAgtgatgagtgtgtgttttaGCGGATGGGGGCCTTGAGTGCTGCATCaatctcctcctctggctgaAGCGTGTGCCACTGCGCCACAGGACGTCTGGGGTTGGCCAACATATCAGACCAGTGCCGCAGACCCACCCCCGAGGCACCGTAACCAATCCAGCACTTCCCGATGGGGTCATTACTGCCCAGCTTGTCATAGTCGTACACAGTCACCAGTAACTGCACTTTCTGTGAACCGAGAGCAGgtgtaaaaagttaaaagtcaAAATCATACTGAATATATTGTCAACGTGAGTACACTTGGCATTACAAACCTGTATCTGAGAAAAGGGGATCTCAAAACTGAAGCTCTCGTTAAAGTAAGGATTCAGAGTGTTCTGTTTGACTgacgtcttcttcttctttatacGTTTGCCATTGTGTTGTAGCACCAGTTTCACATAGGGATCTGAAGAGAGATGGAGTTAGACTGACCAAAAAATACACCACTATTattgtgtagtagtagttatgtAGTGATCTGTGCCTAACCTGAGAGACCTCCCACATCCATCTTCTTCAGATTCTTGGCTTCCATGACATTTACAGTGAGTTTTCCAGCAGTGGGGACGTAACGCAGCGAAATACAGATGTCACCCAGTTTCTCTTGCTGTCAATGACAAGACACAACATactgtgtgttttcatgttttgacaTTAAGTATTTTTAATGGTTATTTATCTTGATGTTGTTAAACTTTGCATTGCAGCACTGAAattttccccattgtgggaaaAAAAGGGTTGTCTGATCTTAACCCAAGTCAATGTTCTAATGACAACCGATATTGTTCTAATACTGTAGACAGCTTAACTGTCTGCAACTGATAACAGTACTTTAGGACATAAATCAATGGATGCTCtacctcttccttctctcctccactcagATCCTTCCATTCGTGGATGGGCTGTCCCAGGTCTATAGTGCTCATGGGGATCTTGATCTCTCCAATGAGGTCATGTTTTCCAAATCGATCAAAGTCAAAGACCTGCAACACCAAGGTTTGACCGCCAAGCTCAGTGTAGGGAATCTGAAAAGATCACAataatgttataaaaaaaacatttcctaacattaaacattaaagttAATGTTACCAGTCCAGTGTGCAGACCTTAAATGTGAAGGTCTCATTGAAGACTGGACACAGGTTCTTTCTCTGGACTTTGGTCTCaaacttcttcttcttgtctggGAGCATGTATACTTTAACATAAGGATCTGAAGTGCCACCCATATCCATAGCTGCCAGGTCCTGGGCTTGGAGGATTCCTACGATCAGCtaaaagaaatatacaaaataaatattccttcaataaaaaaaaaaaaaaatacatgaaaaaaataacacttcTGAAAATCTGTTTAATGTATAGAGATTTGCTTCAGCAGAAATTATGAGTTTTACCTGGTTATCATTGAAGTTATAGTCCAGTGAGTACTCCAGTTTACCAAAGaactccttctcttcttcttctttagcGTCATCTCCCTCCTgcaagacacaaacacaacaaataagTCAACAATTAGTTCTTACCAAAACAAAGGACTGAAACCACATGGACAATGGGATATTAATGGTCTGAAATTGTATCTAATGTCAGGATAATGCAAAGAcaagcaatttaaaatgtgctatttaCTTTAGCAATAATAACAGCAGCTAGCAGCTGTTATTATTGTATGACTGTATAATCTCTTATTCCATTTGTAGAAGTTACCTCATACCTCATTATAACTATATTATGATTAATTAtggtttaaaataaatttacatCATATATATTACCATTTATACCAATGGATGTGTATGCATGTAGAACCTACCTGATTAATCACAGGTAGGGTCTACATGTAAACAGATCCAAAATACACCATTACCTTCTtgtcatcctcctctccttccttgtCTTTTTTCCTGCGTCCTCGACCTCCTCCAGCCTtcctttctctcactttcttctGCTTTTTGCCTTTGTTGAAACACTTCTTGTAAATGCAGAACCCCATGCATGCCACTAGGGCCAGTACCACCACCACAATGGCACCCACAGCCCACATTGGCACTGCAGAAGAGAACAGAGGTGAATTATAGCTTTTTGTCCTGTATAACCTCCTATATTATCCTCACTTATCTATTAAAGGGAATATAATGTCTGAAAATCTCctgtaaaaatatacaaaacttaCTGCGAAGTTTATGATCTTGATTGCAGAGCCAAGTGGTTGCATGaatcaaatacatgtaaaataaaatcattacattAAGCACAAATGGATGTGTcaaaaacatgagaaacatATTTAACCCACATATCTACATACCCCtctgttttattatattatatcattCTGAAGTAATTTCCTGGGCACTAATACTAACATTAGTGACCATTATGAGTTAATAGTAGGTAAAGAGTTGACTTAGACTTACATTGCAATTATGTTAAAGCTATGCtctatttgaaaaaaacaaaatgcattccAGTTCaaattaatgttattttatcatGTTTGCCATTATGTATTGTGATGTAGGTGAATGTTGAGAGTCCTCACTTGGCAGGTGTGTGAGCTCATCGAAGAATTTGTTCTTGAGGCTGTTAAACTGATGGTGTGAGACAGGGGGCGGGGCAGGTGCGGCAGggcgctccctctctctctcctcctcctcggctGCCCTCCGAAGCCGTGCCCTGGACACGCTGACCAATCGCATCTTGGATCTGTGTGCAAAAATGGAATATTCATGTATTTTCACATATAAACTCATTACTGCAATGCGGCCTATGTATACTATGTGTAGTGTGTTAGTCAAGGCACAACTTAAGTATGCTTTTAATATTTCTCTTGATTGTCCCTGAGCTCCATCTGACCTTTCACCTGTCTATAATCCTCTAATCCTTGGTCACTTGTCACAAACACAGTCCTAACTCTAGAAGGAGAGCCATAGGTAGAAGATTTCACatgcaagaaataaataaaaaaaagccagATACAccaacaaatataaataaatatataaaataattttggGGAGGTCTTGGCATGTAGTATAGTATTGAGCTTAAAAGCCTGCTGCTGTATGCTGGGAAATGGAGGGGTTTAAAAGGGACATAAAGAAAGGCAAAAATTAGGCAGGCCGCAGTGAGCTAGTTCCTTTGATACTGTCTATAG of the Periophthalmus magnuspinnatus isolate fPerMag1 chromosome 8, fPerMag1.2.pri, whole genome shotgun sequence genome contains:
- the tnnt1 gene encoding troponin T, slow skeletal muscle isoform X34 is translated as MSDVEEEYEEEQTEENEEEPEEQEAEEQDILEEDQDAQEEEEERPRPKPLVPNLAPPKIPEGERVDFDDIHRKRMEKDLLELQTLIEAHFEQRKKDEEELIGLKDRIENRRSERAEIQRVRAEKEKDRQNRIAEERHRKEEEEAKKKADDDAKKKKVLSGMSNFGGFLAKAELRKGKRLTGREIKKKTLAERRQPLGIDNMREDALRQKAQEMWDWIYQLESEKFDYMEHMKHQKYEIVVLLNRIQHAQKFKKVHGKGKVGGRWK
- the tnnt1 gene encoding troponin T, slow skeletal muscle isoform X19, with product MSDVEEEYEEEQTEENEEEPEEQEAEEQDILEEEREDQVEEQAIHEDGDEDAHAEEERPRPKPLVPNLAPPKIPEGERVDFDDIHRKRMEKDLLELQTLIEAHFEQRKKDEEELIGLKDRIENRRSERAEIQRVRAEKEKDRQNRIAEERHRKEEEEAKKKADDDAKKKKVLSGMSNFGGFLAKAELRKGKRLTGREIKKKTLAERRQPLGIDNMREDALRQKAQEMWDWIYQLESEKFDYMEHMKHQKYEIVVLLNRIQHAQKFKKVHGKGKVGGRWK
- the tnnt1 gene encoding troponin T, slow skeletal muscle isoform X42 — its product is MSDVEEEYEEEQTEENEEEPEEQEAEGDEDAHAEEEERPRPKPLVPNLAPPKIPEGERVDFDDIHRKRMEKDLLELQTLIEAHFEQRKKDEEELIGLKDRIENRRSERAEIQRVRAEKEKDRQNRIAEERHRKEEEEAKKKADDDAKKKKVLSGMSNFGGFLAKAELRKGKRLTGREIKKKTLAERRQPLGIDNMREDALRQKAQEMWDWIYQLESEKFDYMEHMKHQKYEIVVLLNRIQHAQKFKKVHGKGKVGGRWK
- the tnnt1 gene encoding troponin T, slow skeletal muscle isoform X22 — its product is MSDVEEEYEEEQTEENEEEPEEQEAEEQDILEEEREDQVEGDEDAHAEEEERPRPKPLVPNLAPPKIPEGERVDFDDIHRKRMEKDLLELQTLIEAHFEQRKKDEEELIGLKDRIENRRSERAEIQRVRAEKEKDRQNRIAEERHRKEEEEAKKKADDDAKKKKVLSGMSNFGGFLAKAELRKGKRLTGREIKKKTLAERRQPLGIDNMREDALRQKAQEMWDWIYQLESEKFDYMEHMKHQKYEIVVLLNRIQHAQKFKKVHGKGKVGGRWK
- the tnnt1 gene encoding troponin T, slow skeletal muscle isoform X40 produces the protein MSDVEEEYEEEQTEENEEEPEEQEAEEQDILEEDAQEEEEERPRPKPLVPNLAPPKIPEGERVDFDDIHRKRMEKDLLELQTLIEAHFEQRKKDEEELIGLKDRIENRRSERAEIQRVRAEKEKDRQNRIAEERHRKEEEEAKKKADDDAKKKKVLSGMSNFGGFLAKAELRKGKRLTGREIKKKTLAERRQPLGIDNMREDALRQKAQEMWDWIYQLESEKFDYMEHMKHQKYEIVVLLNRIQHAQKFKKVHGKGKVGGRWK
- the tnnt1 gene encoding troponin T, slow skeletal muscle isoform X16; protein product: MSDVEEEYEEEQTEENEEEPEEQEAEEQDILEEEREDQVEGDEDAHAEDQDAQEEEEERPRPKPLVPNLAPPKIPEGERVDFDDIHRKRMEKDLLELQTLIEAHFEQRKKDEEELIGLKDRIENRRSERAEIQRVRAEKEKDRQNRIAEERHRKEEEEAKKKADDDAKKKKVLSGMSNFGGFLAKAELRKGKRLTGREIKKKTLAERRQPLGIDNMREDALRQKAQEMWDWIYQLESEKFDYMEHMKHQKYEIVVLLNRIQHAQKFKKVHGKGKVGGRWK
- the tnnt1 gene encoding troponin T, slow skeletal muscle isoform X44 translates to MSDVEEEYEEEQTEENEEEPEEQEAEEQDILEEEEERPRPKPLVPNLAPPKIPEGERVDFDDIHRKRMEKDLLELQTLIEAHFEQRKKDEEELIGLKDRIENRRSERAEIQRVRAEKEKDRQNRIAEERHRKEEEEAKKKADDDAKKKKVLSGMSNFGGFLAKAELRKGKRLTGREIKKKTLAERRQPLGIDNMREDALRQKAQEMWDWIYQLESEKFDYMEHMKHQKYEIVVLLNRIQHAQKFKKVHGKGKVGGRWK
- the tnnt1 gene encoding troponin T, slow skeletal muscle isoform X32 codes for the protein MSDVEEEYEEEQTEENEEEPEEQEAEGDEDAHAEDQDAQEEEEERPRPKPLVPNLAPPKIPEGERVDFDDIHRKRMEKDLLELQTLIEAHFEQRKKDEEELIGLKDRIENRRSERAEIQRVRAEKEKDRQNRIAEERHRKEEEEAKKKADDDAKKKKVLSGMSNFGGFLAKAELRKGKRLTGREIKKKTLAERRQPLGIDNMREDALRQKAQEMWDWIYQLESEKFDYMEHMKHQKYEIVVLLNRIQHAQKFKKVHGKGKVGGRWK
- the tnnt1 gene encoding troponin T, slow skeletal muscle isoform X17; translation: MSDVEEEYEEEQTEENEEEPEEQEAEEQDILEEEREDQVEEQAIHEDGDEDAHAEEEERPRPKPLVPNLAPPKIPEGERVDFDDIHRKRMEKDLLELQTLIEAHFEQRKKDEEELIGLKDRIENRRSERAEIQRVRAEKEKDRQNRIAEERHRKEEEEAKKKADDDAKKKKVLSGMSNFGGFLAKAELRKGKRLTGREIKKKTLAERRQPLGIDNMREDALRQKAQEMWDWIYQLESEKFDYMEHMKHQKYEIVVLLNRIQHAQKFKKVHGKGKVGGRWK
- the tnnt1 gene encoding troponin T, slow skeletal muscle isoform X1 is translated as MSDVEEEYEEEQTEENEEEPEEQEAEEQDILEEEPDAQDDELDALEEEQEDQVEEREDQVEEQAIHEDGDEDAHAEDQDAQEEEEERPRPKPLVPNLAPPKIPEGERVDFDDIHRKRMEKDLLELQTLIEAHFEQRKKDEEELIGLKDRIENRRSERAEIQRVRAEKEKDRQNRIAEERHRKEEEEAKKKADDDAKKKKVLSGMSNFGGFLAKAELRKGKRLTGREIKKKTLAERRQPLGIDNMREDALRQKAQEMWDWIYQLESEKFDYMEHMKHQKYEIVVLLNRIQHAQKFKKVHGKGKVGGRWK
- the tnnt1 gene encoding troponin T, slow skeletal muscle isoform X38, producing MSDVEEEYEEEQTEENEEEPEEQEAEGDEDAHAEDAQEEEEERPRPKPLVPNLAPPKIPEGERVDFDDIHRKRMEKDLLELQTLIEAHFEQRKKDEEELIGLKDRIENRRSERAEIQRVRAEKEKDRQNRIAEERHRKEEEEAKKKADDDAKKKKVLSGMSNFGGFLAKAELRKGKRLTGREIKKKTLAERRQPLGIDNMREDALRQKAQEMWDWIYQLESEKFDYMEHMKHQKYEIVVLLNRIQHAQKFKKVHGKGKVGGRWK
- the tnnt1 gene encoding troponin T, slow skeletal muscle isoform X12; the protein is MSDVEEEYEEEQTEENEEEPEEQEAEEQDILEEEPDAQDDEREDQVEEQAIHEDGDEDAHAEEEERPRPKPLVPNLAPPKIPEGERVDFDDIHRKRMEKDLLELQTLIEAHFEQRKKDEEELIGLKDRIENRRSERAEIQRVRAEKEKDRQNRIAEERHRKEEEEAKKKADDDAKKKKVLSGMSNFGGFLAKAELRKGKRLTGREIKKKTLAERRQPLGIDNMREDALRQKAQEMWDWIYQLESEKFDYMEHMKHQKYEIVVLLNRIQHAQKFKKVHGKGKVGGRWK
- the tnnt1 gene encoding troponin T, slow skeletal muscle isoform X47; protein product: MSDVEEEYEEEQTEENEEEPEEQEAEEQDILEEEERPRPKPLVPNLAPPKIPEGERVDFDDIHRKRMEKDLLELQTLIEAHFEQRKKDEEELIGLKDRIENRRSERAEIQRVRAEKEKDRQNRIAEERHRKEEEEAKKKADDDAKKKKVLSGMSNFGGFLAKAELRKGKRLTGREIKKKTLAERRQPLGIDNMREDALRQKAQEMWDWIYQLESEKFDYMEHMKHQKYEIVVLLNRIQHAQKFKKVHGKGKVGGRWK
- the tnnt1 gene encoding troponin T, slow skeletal muscle isoform X5, whose protein sequence is MSDVEEEYEEEQTEENEEEPEEQEAEEQDILEEEPDAQDDELDALEEEQEDQVEEREDQVEEQAIHEDGDEDAHAEEEERPRPKPLVPNLAPPKIPEGERVDFDDIHRKRMEKDLLELQTLIEAHFEQRKKDEEELIGLKDRIENRRSERAEIQRVRAEKEKDRQNRIAEERHRKEEEEAKKKADDDAKKKKVLSGMSNFGGFLAKAELRKGKRLTGREIKKKTLAERRQPLGIDNMREDALRQKAQEMWDWIYQLESEKFDYMEHMKHQKYEIVVLLNRIQHAQKFKKVHGKGKVGGRWK
- the tnnt1 gene encoding troponin T, slow skeletal muscle isoform X45, which gives rise to MSDVEEEYEEEQTEENEEEPEEQEAEEREDQVEEEERPRPKPLVPNLAPPKIPEGERVDFDDIHRKRMEKDLLELQTLIEAHFEQRKKDEEELIGLKDRIENRRSERAEIQRVRAEKEKDRQNRIAEERHRKEEEEAKKKADDDAKKKKVLSGMSNFGGFLAKAELRKGKRLTGREIKKKTLAERRQPLGIDNMREDALRQKAQEMWDWIYQLESEKFDYMEHMKHQKYEIVVLLNRIQHAQKFKKVHGKGKVGGRWK
- the tnnt1 gene encoding troponin T, slow skeletal muscle isoform X46, coding for MSDVEEEYEEEQTEENEEEPEEQEAEGDEDAHAEEERPRPKPLVPNLAPPKIPEGERVDFDDIHRKRMEKDLLELQTLIEAHFEQRKKDEEELIGLKDRIENRRSERAEIQRVRAEKEKDRQNRIAEERHRKEEEEAKKKADDDAKKKKVLSGMSNFGGFLAKAELRKGKRLTGREIKKKTLAERRQPLGIDNMREDALRQKAQEMWDWIYQLESEKFDYMEHMKHQKYEIVVLLNRIQHAQKFKKVHGKGKVGGRWK